A stretch of DNA from Malus sylvestris chromosome 9, drMalSylv7.2, whole genome shotgun sequence:
TCAATTCAGCATACGAATTTGTTCTCACATGGTAAGTGAAATCACTGAGCTTGCACGAGAACCCTCCTATCTGGATGCATAATTGGCATTTGCCTCCAGTCTAGTAGTTTAGGCTGTTAAATTTGAATCTCTAGCCTAACAATTTCACCTTTTTCCATCAATAAAATCTCTACACAAATATCACTTTGATAATAACAGTACACATATAATAAATGGTTTGGGAGGGAGACAAATGAAGGAAGCATGGGGATCAAGGAAAAAACAAGCTTGAAGATCAACCAACGAATTGTGTTACATTTCTAGCTAGGGCAGGCTACATTGAGTTGCAAATTTTAGGTGTCCCTAAGTAAATAAGACGCTGcattaattaacaaaatagCAACTGAATACATCATCATAAGCCTAAAGAGAAATGCAACATTCAAAGCCTTATCCATCTTTAATGATCCACAAACGAACCCAACTTGTCATCTCATGAAgttttaaaaataccaaactaaCAATAAACATTTTGGCAACCAAACAGACGTAGAACATCATAGAGAGATAGCAATAGAGAAAATACAACAGCAGTCCATCCCCTTTTATCTGTGTGCATGCGACAAAACTTGAATGATTTTATTACTTTAAAAAAAGTACTTACCATGCTCTAACTTTTAAGCCATCGGATAAAACTTTACAGTTAATAAAACACTTGTCATTTACTTGTATGCCGTAAATTGTAATCCTATAAACCATTTTTTTATTAGAACTGTTTTCCTAAAACCATTTTGATTTAAATCAAACGATTATGTGTGCAATCCTTGGACATGGACAAGCAAGCTAATTGTCTGTCTACACTTAATAAAACACTTATCATTTACTTGTGTGCCGTAAACTGTTATCCCATAAACCATTTTGATTTAAATCAAACGATTATGTGTGCAATCCTTGCACACGGACGAGCAAGCTAATTGTCTGTCTACTCTTCCATTATTATCTGTTTCCTTGCACAACGGCCAATTTAAATTTTTCTCCAACCATATAATACATCATCTAACTAAGATGTCTGGACATATATATAtctaatatttttaattataattatttttaagaaaCAACACCAAAAACTACAGGGCCAACCTAAGGCTCATGACCCACCACTCTTGGTCCATCGGTCAGCCTGCTAAAGACCCATAGCTCGGTACCAGTATTATATGGCCTAATTTTGTTAATGGTGCATGGCACCATGTAGCATTGACCCGTCAATGGTCTTCTAAGCCAAACATGGGGTGTATAGACATTGTTTTGATAGACTGTTGATAAATCTTTCTAACATGCGTATGATAGGTCCACAAGCACGTAAGACAAATTAGACAAAATTGGAACTCTAGCACATATGTTTTACATCAAGAAAACAACAAGACATCGACAGTTCAAAAAGACACAATTTCATAGTCACAaggtaaaaagaaaagaacttaCCCAGAACCGCGGTTAACCATAGGCATAGCATAGCCACCAGCATTACCAGGTCCAGGCCTGCATTACAAAAGGACAATGAAAGATAAATATCCTTACTTTATGCAGTGCAACAATAACAGCACCTCACATACAAAAGGCCTAATTAATCATGGAGTATCAAAAACTTCTATGACCTGATATGACTTAAAAATGCTCTAGGAAAGAAACAATATATTATCAGGAGACATTAAAGatatggggtgtgatatccacacaccccattttacttctcacacacccttctaattttcggccgtcggatcggatgaattgaagaaggtcaacggatagaaattaataagggtgtgtgagaagtaatttgggatgtgtggatagcacacccctaaagaTATTTGTTATAATAAATATGAGTTATATTAAGAAGATACAAAAGGAAGCATAAGAAACATGTATGAGCAGTCCATCTCCTAAtgccaaaacccagaaaacacCTAAACCACCAGTCAGACCACTATAACCCAATAAAACCTCAGTGCCAGTTTTTCTGCACACCCACAGGTCCACACCCATCCAATGCCCTACAACAATCAATTCTAAATCGGTCTAGTGAATCTGCAATGAAAACATATATGGCCCATATACTTCCCCTCCTTGATCAAGACACTCAAAGGTAGAAATTAACATGCAAGGTCTTTTATCCATGAACAACCAACCAATAGAATTTTCACCTTGGTTGGGAGTCTGGGATACCCACCTGCCAAATCAACCTTCAGTGGTTCAAAGGGAGGATCCAGTTGACAGGTGACCActgtaggaaaaaaaattgcacaatTTGAATGCAACTTGAATGCAAAGATATATCACCTAGATGGGAGAAAAGTCTGCATATTCCCCACCTAATGCGGAAGGAAAGGCCTGCATATCACCTAGAAAGAAATCTAAGCttctaagagcatctccaatggaaGTCCCTACTTAGGGACTCCCACCACCACATTTGAGTACTCATTTAAGGAATCTTGTGTCCCTAAAGGAATATTGCCTCCAATGGGAGAGTCCTTACAGCAGAATCCctaaatttgaagtttttatgatttcatgtgataatttgattaggtgcacattttttgtttatgttaacctttttaattaattaaaagcatTAAAAGCTTAAAATCTTTAATCAAGATTATGGGCCCCGTTTTCCACTCAAGGTGcacatttttgttgtttatgttaacctttttttaattaattaaaagtttcAATCAAGATTGTGGGCCCTGTTTTCCCTCAAGGTTGTCCCTATATAGTCCCTATATGTGAGGACATACACTATGTATCCGGTGACTTTCCTATCCATTGGAGATTCATTTTGTCCCTATATTTGTTTTGTACCTATTTTATACGGTGGTTGTCCTTATTTAGGGACTCCACTAGAGATGCTCTAAGTCATTGAATTAATAGAAGGTTGCATTTCAAAACTAAATGAGGAAGTAAATAGAGATTAAAAGGTGACATCCCCACCCAAACATTTACCCACTCTCTTCCAATTACCCACCCCCAACTTTCAAAAGAGGGAGAAAAGACGGTAACATTGACAATGTGCTTCCAAAGACTTCGGAAACAACCTCTCCCCCCAACCTGAGGATCCCACCCAATGGAGACCAGAACATAGAGACTTACAATGGAAAGAATCAAGTAAGTTGAACTTAGAAATAATTTGCTGGTAATTTTAATATATTCACATTCAACCAAAACATccaacagaaattaacaaataacAATGGTTGTTCTTGGTGTCGCCATCTCTATATATATGACCAGCAGCTAATAATATGTAAAAGGGAGATGGACATTGTCCACAATTCCAGACAAAGATATGGTAGAATTTATGTGAATATTGAAACAATTAGCAAAGGCCATCTCCAACAATTCCTTGTATCCTTTAGCAAATAGATGCAAGCCTGTTGATCGCTCGATGTATCCTGGTGTAATTTAATCATTAACAATATATGATTTTATATACATGCCCATGAATGCAGCGACAGTTGCTTAAAAATATGATAGAAACAGTGTGAAAGGGGAAAAAGAAAGCATACGTCATTACAACAGTCCTTTTCTTCCTTCCGTGCATGCCTGTCACATTCACACGAGCTGAAATAGGCATCCCTGCACTGGCACCAATAATCTCAATTTTCATAGGCTTCCCGTCCAATAAAACATTATTATAGCGCTTCAATGCTGCGAATGCATCACTTCTTCTAGTATAAACCACTTCAGCTGAGCCCTGATAACACAACAGGAAAATTTCCTTAATAAAACTTGACCACCAAAGTGTCTATCAAATAGTAGAAAGAAGTACAGATATACATCCAATTATACTCGGCTGAGAATAATGCTTAACATATAACAACTGTCCTTAAATAGACCAACACTGGCTAAACTAATAAACAATGTCAAAATACATATCAAGATCAAACATCAGAGTATCACATATACCAATGTTAATTAGATATCATGAAACGAAGAAATAACACCTTGGCTGGCTTTTGCAGAATCCACCAGCCAGAAGGGTAGACTAATATTCAACATCAAATGTCTACTGGACAAGCATGGCACAATGTCTCTTAAAACAATGTAcaatgtaaaaaaaatgaagttagGGGCTTTGATATATTCAGAGTTTGCTTGGATTAGAACCATTACGAGAAAACTAACAAGTACAAATGCTTTACAAAAATGTCTACTTGTACTTCTGAACATGGAAATTCTAATAGGGATTGAACAGAGTTGAATCACACTAGTTTACACTCTGTTTATATATCAGGATTTTAAAATCAATACAATGACTTCAAATACAAGTTTATTTTCTTTGAGTTATTTGTAGACACTACAACCAATATCAGGATCTTAACTAAAAATCAGTGCCAAATATAAGTAAAACAACAAATCAGGATAGAATGTAAGAGGGAAGAACTCTAAATACTGAGCAAAAAACTCACACTTTGGCGACCATTTTTGTCAAAATGTATTGCATATCGCTTCATCTCTCCGATCTCAGAGAAAAGTTCCTGAGTTGCAGTTGCACGTGACGTTTCAGGAGAATGTTACAAGAAACTCGATATAGAAAGTGCTTAAGATGAAAGTATATGGCTCAAGTTGTACCCTTATATCCTCATTTGTCACTCCGTAGTCCAAGTTAGATACATATAACTTTGTGCCAATTTCAATCCCTGATATCCCCGCAGCTCTAAGGCTGTCTTCAAACAAATCAGGCTGCCATGGGAAACGCTTGGTTCTGCGGGTAGACTGATGAAAGCATGCAGAAAAAGATCCAGATGGGGGAAAATAAAAGTCAGCTCACGAATAGATAACAAGATAATTTGCCATTCTTCAAAGTCCCCAGAAAAATAACCCAACAACCCACAAGTACAGATAAATCTCGAAGATAACCGTACATATGGAGTGGGCGACGATAGGCTATAGCGGTTAAGAAGATGAGCCAAAATGAGCTTCTCCATGAACAACATACGTCACATATCCTCTAGTATTTGACTTTCTAAGCATTTTAGAGATCCCCTCGTATATGACTTTCTAAGCGTTTTAGAGATCCTCGTGTATTTGGGTTTTAAAATCATATTCTCAAGCATATCATTAAACATCTACAGTTTTTTAGCTTGCCTTGGCAATGGTATACGAGGACGGCCGAGTAACCCCCGGGAGAGGACCTCTACGAACAAGTCCTGTAATTCTTCCAGCTGGAATTCTTCCAGCGGCCATCCTTCCAGCATTAAAGGAGCCACGTGCTCCACCGCGGCCACGAGAACCCCTACCACGTTGTTCTCTATTTCTGTCACGATTACCCCTGCTGTTCTTAATCATGTCATCAAGCGACATATCCAAAGCAGTCGACATCTAAACGAGAGATTATATTTGAAATCCTTTTGCTATGAATGAGATCTAAACctgcaataacaaaaattatATCAATAACGATAACCTCTAAATCATGAATCATATTATACAAACAACAGTCAAAGATTACTCATCCCGATTTCTGAATTCAATTTCGTCGAATGTATAAGAAACTTTTTCAATATTCAGACAATGATGATGTAAATCGTAAGGAAAATCAATTCACAAAGTCCAATTACAGGTAAAATTTACAATTAGGTCAAAAAAGCGTAAATCAGACCATTAGAAACCTAAAATCAAAGCGATATTTTCCCATCGACGAGAAAGAAAACAACGAAATAAATCTACAAATCTACAAAGTATTCAAATCAGAAATCCTAGAACAAAGAATTAGGGcacggagagagagaaaagggaacaTACCAGGAGATTGATTAGAGAAGAGAAGCGTCCGCTGAGCCGAAGACAGATACAATCGCGGAGGAACGTGCGAGAGCAAGAGCGATTGGGCGCAGTGAGAAAGTAAAGTGTGAGATGGGGACGGAGACGAGTGTGTTAAGGTTTCTAAAGGCCTTTTTTCTTTGTGGTAAGTGGGATTTTAACTTGCTTTCGAAGTTCGAACGCTGTTTCGTACGCGGTTGTGACACAGATCGAATGTGATGTgtacttgtcttttctttcgtGCCAATTTTCTTTTGGAGTAATGGTTTATAGACTAAATTGGTAAATTCGGGAAGAAGAACTAgtaatagaaataaaaccatCCATCTTAATTCTATATATGTTTAAATAAAATGATTTGTGATCAGGAAAAAGCTGAAATACCTATGTGATTATGCATACAATTAATATTTGGGATATATAGGTAGTTAACAATTATACTAATGCATAAAATTAAGAATTGGTGCCTTATTCACTTGCATATGACTATGCATACAATTTATATGAATGATTGCATAATTATATTGCTTATTCATATGACTATGCATACAATTTATATGTATGAGTTACAGGGCTAGCTACTATATTTTAATAGAACATTATGTCTTATTTTGGTTAATAGGTCAAGATGGAGTCTAGGAATAGCCATGGCTCTACTAGTACACCTTCCACCACTCAACCCTAACCCCAACCTCAACTCCAAACACTTGAAACACAACCTCAAtaagaaaatcaagaagaagTGGATGAAAGTGTGGGAAGTGGTAAGAGAGGTGACAATGATATTAATGGGGGGCGATCGGTGGTGTGGTCACATGCTAAGAAGGTGGGAAGAAAAGGGAATAAAGGTCAAAAAATTCACCTTGCAATTTGCTCATATTGCAAGAAAGAGTGTCTGGTCGATCCTAATAAAAATGGGATATCAAGCATAATGTATCACCTTAGAAAAGTTTGTAAGGATTCGCCTCCTTATATAAAAGGTGATAAAAATCAACTGGTCTTAACAAATGAGTCCATGGGTAGTGGATTGGTCCCCCCGCACCTTTAACCAAAAGAGACTTGAGTTAGAGGTTGTGATGTTTGTCATCAACGATGAACAACTATTTAAGGTGGTTGAAGGTGGTGGATATATTGATATGATAAAATAGGCTTAACCTCGGTTCAAGATTTCAAATAGGAGGAATATTGCGGCCGATGTGTGAGATTTGTTTGTATTAGAGAAGTCTAAATTGTTTGAAGCTATGCGTAATCAAAGGGTAAGTATCACAACCGATACTTGGACATCAATTCAAAACATCAACTTCACAGTAGTTACCGCCCAGTTCATGGATAGTGAATGGAAGTTGCACAAACGCATCATAAACTTCATAAAGATCACGAGCCATAAGGGAGATGACATTGGGAATGTTCTAGAGGTGTGTTTGAACCAATGGGGATATAGAAGATCTTTAGCATCACGATTGATAATGCTTCCGCCAATGATGTTGTGGTTGACTATATGAAAAAAAAGGCTACAGGAAATGAATTCTCTCTTGGTTGATGGGAAGTACTTGCATATGAGGTGTGTTTGTCACATCTTAAATTTAGTTGTCAAGAATGGGTTAAAGGAGCTTACTAAGTCAGTTGAGGGGATTCGAAATTGTGTCAAGTATATTCATTCTTAGCCAGCTAGATTGGATAAGTTTAGGGATTTTGCTATCTTATTCAAGATGGATAAAATGTCGAATATACCTTTTGATGTGTTTACAAGGTGGAATACAACATATAAAATGCTTGACGTTGCATACAAGTTTAGGAAGGTGTTTCTTAGGATGGCGGAGGAGAATGTGTAATTTGGTGATTACTTTGAAGAGATGGAAATGGATTCAAAGAAGAATTTGGTAAAGAGAGTGGGGCATCGGGAAGAGGAGGATTAAGATAAGGCACTAGCCTTTACGCACtttttgaaaaaagtttcatgaTGCTACTTTGAAGCTTAGTGCAACTAAAAAGGTTATATCAACTTTGCTATGGGATTAAGTGGTTGCTTTACAAATAgagattgaaaagaaaaaaaaaagatgctaCCAATCTTACATTGCAAAGCGTGGCTACTATAATGATGCGAAAATTTAACAAGTATTGGGGGAATTTTGAGAATGTGAATCCACTTATTTTTCTTGGCCCAGTTCTAGACCCTTGTTATAAACTTCAAATGATTACCATCAACCTCAAAGCACTTGGATGGTATGATAGGAAGGTAGATTAGATGCTTAAGGAGATTAAAAAATGCTTGCTTGATTTGTATAATGAGTATAGAAGAGGTTCTTCTACTACCATTTGGGCTCCATTGGAAGATGTGGAACTGAATGAAGAGTTCATAATTCAAGCTTGTGGGggtgatgagaacaaaattgaaatgatgaatGAGCTTATATAAGAAATGAGGGAGCAACGTCTTTTGGAGATATCCAATGAAGTGGATAAATACTTTGCCGCTTCTTATATTAGTTTTATTGTTGGTGGCTTTGATCTCTTGAgttggaaatcaaacacaaaaaagttTCCAATcctttcacaaatagccaagGATATTTTTGCAATCCCCACTTATACCGTTGCTAGTGAAAGTGCATTTAGTTTTGGGatgagggttgtggacccttttaGGGCATCGTTAACTCCTAAAATGGTAGAGGCACGTACTAGTGATTGGTTTAGGGTggatgaagtaaacttctacaaaGAACCAACataagatatgcttcaattttacaaggaaatggaagaagtACAAACAAGTAAGacatgttttaatttatttagtaaatttgttattaaatattcaactttaattcttattctaaatcttatatatatatatatatatatatatatatatgtatgtatgtatgtatgtatatgtacttTGTAATGTAGGATTGACACAAGCTCAAcctcaatcttctacaagttcaatgcctcctctAAATGCATCTACATCTCAAAGCTTGAAGAATGGATCAATGCATTTTTActtttaaagttttaagttGATTTAGTTTGAAATGTTAACTTCTATTCGaatttccaattttcatttagtttgtaCACTTATTTGATTTGGCTTGTAACTTCTATGAATTGGGAACACGTGTTATAGTTATACTGTGGATCTCACATGTCATGGTAAGTAGTAGAAGTAGTTCTGATTGTGAAAAGTGTCATTGCGTGACGTAGGAaaatgcgtcgcgcaaagtgttagGGTTTGCGTGACGCACAATCCTTCTTTCATATGTTCCCAACTTTCTTACTCAAGGGGTGTTCAGAATTATGTCAATATACCTTTTCTCTTTGTTTGAAAGTAAGTTTACATGCTTTAGACCAGAACATTCTCTATTGAAATTTGAACACCATGATAAGAAGAGCCGAGGTATGCAAAAAGTTAATGAGATTGGTAACTACGAACTATGTTatacagagaaagagagagagagagagagagtcttaTGA
This window harbors:
- the LOC126583049 gene encoding THO complex subunit 4D-like — its product is MSTALDMSLDDMIKNSRGNRDRNREQRGRGSRGRGGARGSFNAGRMAAGRIPAGRITGLVRRGPLPGVTRPSSYTIAKSTRRTKRFPWQPDLFEDSLRAAGISGIEIGTKLYVSNLDYGVTNEDIRELFSEIGEMKRYAIHFDKNGRQSGSAEVVYTRRSDAFAALKRYNNVLLDGKPMKIEIIGASAGMPISARVNVTGMHGRKKRTVVMTPGPGNAGGYAMPMVNRGSGGSSRGGNRNGRGKPRGSGSGSGRGRGRGRGRGGEWRKKHVEKSVDELDKELDSYHTDIMQS